Proteins encoded by one window of Musa acuminata AAA Group cultivar baxijiao chromosome BXJ2-9, Cavendish_Baxijiao_AAA, whole genome shotgun sequence:
- the LOC135623766 gene encoding L-type lectin-domain containing receptor kinase IV.1-like, producing the protein MFSCSHIINGSSTQVLIIVSDGRPHSGLPQAEFMPSSELEPRLRWDAYRSQKPGCCFCEGMALLSRLPLLVLLAELAAASYDVGFVFDGFTGGANLSLNGYAEVTSDGLLKLTNFTPEATGHAFYPSPINFKNATNGRPISFSTTFVFAIVPVYPNMSGHGIAFALAPNRELPGSMPSQDLGLFNSSDHGQASNHVVAVELDTVKSVDFDDINANHVGIDVNSLKSLNASPVAYFDSREGVLKSLQLISGEPMQVWVDYRGGETKLDVTVAPLNEPKPAVPLVSSTINLSSIVMDEMYVGFSSATGAATGCHYILGWSFGLNRDAPPLDLSKLPKLPRQGGRTKRSTEVLAIELTLAAIILLLISAAVVTFIIRRRKKFAEMREDWELEYGPHRFSYKDLYRATKGFHEQNLLGVGGFGRVYKGVLPTSKMEIAVKKISHDSKQGMREFISEIVSMGRLRHRNLVQLLGYCRRQGELLLVYDYMTNGSLDRHIFDLKRPPLSWSRRFHAIKGVAAGLLYLHDGWEKMVIHRDIKASNVLMDTEFNGRLGDFGLARLYDHGTNPQTTRIVGTLGYLAPELSMTGKATTQTDVYAFGAFLLEVACGRRPMDVHAPSDTPNLVDYVLECWKMDAIAEARDPKLGDDYSAKEVELVLKLGLLCSHPDPMARPRMKQVMQFLEGDAPLPMTTAGSLISSVAKQRYDRTFDDFLMSYSSFSDASHVTHSATLLSTADDSAMQLDV; encoded by the coding sequence ATGTTTTCCTGTTCTCATATAATCAATGGGAGTTCAACTCAAGTCCTTATCATCGTCTCCGATGGTAGACCACATTCTGGATTACCGCAGGCAGAATTCATGCCCTCCTCTGAATTGGAGCCCCGTTTAAGATGGGATGCGTACAGGAGCCAGAAGCCGGGCTGCTGCTTCTGTGAAGGCATGGCGCTGCTATCCAGGCTGCCGCTTCTGGTCCTTCTCGCGGAGCTCGCAGCGGCGTCCTATGATGTCGGATTCGTCTTCGATGGATTCACCGGCGGCGCAAACCTGAGCCTGAACGGCTACGCCGAGGTCACCTCCGACGGCCTCCTGAAGCTGACCAACTTCACACCGGAAGCGACGGGACATGCTTTCTACCCTTCCCCGATCAACTTCAAGAACGCTACGAATGGCAGGCCGATATCGTTCTCGACTACCTTCGTGTTCGCCATCGTGCCGGTGTACCCGAACATGAGCGGCCACGGCATCGCTTTTGCTCTCGCCCCCAACAGGGAGCTCCCCGGATCCATGCCCAGCCAAGATCTGGGCCTCTTCAACAGTTCCGACCACGGCCAAGCTAGCAACCATGTGGTGGCTGTCGAGCTCGACACGGTGAAGTCCGTGGATTTCGATGATATCAACGCAAACCATGTGGGCATCGATGTCAATAGCTTGAAGTCCCTGAACGCGTCGCCGGTGGCTTACTTCGATTCCCGAGAAGGCGTGCTCAAAAGCCTGCAGCTGATCAGTGGCGAGCCGATGCAGGTTTGGGTCGATTACCGTGGCGGGGAGACGAAGCTTGATGTCACGGTAGCTCCTCTTAATGAGCCCAAACCTGCAGTGCCGCTCGTGTCCTCCACCATCAACCTCTCATCGATCGTCATGGACGAGATGTACGTGGGCTTCTCTTCCGCCACGGGTGCCGCGACAGGATGCCATTACATTCTAGGATGGAGCTTCGGCCTCAATCGAGATGCTCCACCGCTGGATCTCTCTAAGCTTCCTAAACTTCCTCGTCAAGGAGGTCGGACGAAGAGATCAACAGAGGTCTTGGCCATCGAGCTAACTTTGGCTGCAATAATCCTCTTGTTGATCTCCGCCGCCGTTGTCACCTTCATCATCAGAAGACGGAAGAAGTTCGCCGAGATGCGCGAGGACTGGGAGCTTGAATACGGGCCTCATAGATTCTCCTACAAGGATCTCTACAGAGCGACGAAGGGCTTCCACGAACAGAACCTGCTCGGCGTCGGAGGCTTCGGTCGGGTCTACAAGGGCGTCCTGCCGACATCCAAGATGGAGATCGCAGTCAAGAAGATTTCACATGATTCGAAGCAGGGGATGAGGGAATTCATCTCGGAGATCGTGAGCATGGGCCGGCTGCGGCACCGCAACCTGGTTCAGCTCCTCGGCTACTGCCGACGCCAGGGGGAGCTCCTCCTGGTGTACGACTACATGACGAATGGTAGTCTAGATAGGCACATCTTCGACCTCAAGAGGCCACCGCTAAGTTGGTCTCGGAGGTTCCATGCGATCAAAGGAGTGGCAGCAGGGCTTCTGTACCTGCACGACGGATGGGAGAAGATGGTGATTCACAGAGACATCAAGGCCAGCAATGTTCTCATGGACACAGAATTCAACGGAAGACTGGGAGACTTCGGTCTGGCGAGGTTGTATGATCACGGGACTAATCCCCAGACCACGCGTATCGTGGGAACACTGGGCTACCTTGCGCCAGAACTCAGCATGACCGGCAAGGCGACGACACAGACGGATGTGTACGCCTTCGGTGCTTTCCTACTGGAGGTTGCCTGTGGGAGAAGGCCGATGGATGTGCACGCACCGTCGGACACGCCGAACCTGGTGGACTACGTGCTCGAGTGCTGGAAGATGGATGCGATTGCGGAGGCGAGGGATCCCAAGCTGGGAGACGACTACTCGGCGAAGGAGGTGGAGTTGGTGCTTAAGCTTGGGCTGCTCTGCTCACACCCGGATCCCATGGCCAGGCCGAGAATGAAGCAGGTGATGCAGTTCTTGGAAGGCGATGCTCCCTTGCCGATGACCACGGCCGGAAGCCTCATCAGCAGTGTCGCCAAGCAGAGATACGATCGAACGTTCGATGATTTCCTCATGTCGTATTCATCTTTCTCGGACGCGTCGCACGTAACGCATTCAGCAACGTTGCTTTCGACGGCCGATGATTCCGCCATGCAATTGGATGTATAA